Proteins encoded by one window of Rouxiella chamberiensis:
- a CDS encoding Ig-like domain-containing protein, with protein sequence MLSVLWILITARDLDNMNNISVTPKGGSIASELSGNQVNLTAPSLVKLNLNQSDIKSFTRNGNDLVVTTKSGETLVIHGFYGPNGESSLVLQDEHGALWWVQDPGTEGFHYVSIDSTDALLAEDGLSDNAIIGLAAAGVGLAGLAALIGSSNGGHDSNNDNNNGDGDNGGGNNGGGNNGGGNNGGGDNGGGDNGGGNNGGGDNGGGDNGGGDNGGGDNGGGDNGGGDNGGGDDTTPPSPVADLLITDDVGAVQGAITNGTTTDDNTPTLSGTAEAGSTVSIYDGTTLLGTVTVGADGTWSFTTAALTDGQHSLTVTVTDPAGNTSTATDPVEFTVDTLAPDAIGDLSVINNDGAVALPITQNGVTNDSTPILSGTAEAGSTVTISDGTTVLGTVLVGADGTWNFTSPALGEGSHTLSITATDIAGNVSPATTLTFTVDTLAPDAVTGLLVSDDAGEIQPGAETNDSTLTFSGQAEAGTTVSVYDGDTLLGSAVVDAEGNWTFTTPELTNGPHSITTTVTDAAGNVSVESDAFTVNIDAALPPATTSLEITDDTGSTLVQLNDGDYTRDNTPTLSGLAAANATVVIYNGDVELGTVTADADGQWQFDTTDLPDGTYVFHATATDTDGNIVDSGNITIIIDTLVPEPAADLQLSNDEGSTAVPVTPGGATNDTTPVLSGTAEPGTVVTISDGDTQLGTVTVGDDGNWSFTSPTLTEGDHSITTTVTDPAGNVSTPSDPITFTVDTQPPAAVTGLIVTDDVGDSTGPLASGAITDDNTPTLSGQAEANSTVNVYDGTTLLGTVTVDADGNWSYTPPALSNGDHSLTLTVTDPAGNVSTATPAFDLTVDADLPPATSSLQITDDSGSTLVLLADGAFTKDTTPTLSGLATPNSTVVIFNGDVELGTVTADASGQWQFDTTTLADGVYVFHATATDAAGNVADSGNITITIDSLVPDAAADVVLSNDQSGTPVPVTGGATNDTTPVLSGTAEPGSTVTILDGTTTLGTVPVDADGNWSFTTPVLTEGDHSLTTTVSDAAGNTSPASDAISFSVDTQPPAAAVSLVFNNDTTGTLVPITTGATNDTTPVLTGWAETGSTVTLVLDGGTPVTVPVDAEGNWSYTLPELAEGDHTLTTTVTDAAGNTSPAADPLTITIDLTSAGGRNRRCADQR encoded by the coding sequence ATGCTAAGCGTTTTATGGATTTTAATAACTGCGCGGGATCTCGATAACATGAATAATATCTCTGTAACGCCTAAAGGTGGTTCAATTGCTTCTGAACTGAGTGGCAATCAGGTTAATTTGACCGCTCCCAGTTTGGTAAAGCTTAATCTTAACCAATCTGATATTAAGTCTTTCACACGCAATGGCAATGATTTGGTCGTCACCACAAAATCTGGTGAAACCCTTGTAATTCATGGTTTTTATGGTCCGAATGGCGAAAGCTCCCTGGTCTTGCAAGACGAACACGGTGCATTATGGTGGGTCCAGGATCCCGGCACTGAAGGTTTCCACTACGTTTCCATTGACAGTACCGATGCCCTGCTGGCGGAAGATGGCCTGAGTGACAACGCCATTATCGGTCTAGCTGCGGCGGGCGTCGGGCTGGCAGGACTGGCTGCACTGATTGGCAGTTCAAATGGTGGTCATGATTCCAATAACGACAATAACAACGGGGACGGTGACAACGGCGGTGGCAACAACGGCGGCGGTAATAACGGCGGCGGTAACAACGGCGGCGGTGACAACGGCGGTGGCGACAACGGCGGCGGTAACAACGGCGGTGGTGACAACGGCGGTGGCGACAACGGCGGTGGCGATAACGGCGGTGGTGACAACGGCGGCGGTGATAACGGCGGTGGTGACAATGGCGGTGGCGATGACACTACCCCGCCAAGTCCGGTTGCAGACCTGCTGATTACCGATGATGTCGGTGCCGTGCAAGGGGCTATCACCAATGGCACGACTACTGACGATAATACACCAACCTTGAGCGGTACCGCTGAAGCAGGCAGTACAGTCAGCATCTACGATGGTACGACATTGCTCGGTACGGTAACCGTGGGCGCTGACGGAACCTGGAGCTTTACGACCGCGGCCTTGACCGACGGACAGCACAGCCTCACAGTGACCGTGACCGACCCTGCGGGCAATACCAGCACCGCGACCGATCCTGTCGAGTTCACCGTCGATACGCTGGCACCCGATGCCATTGGTGACCTTTCCGTTATCAATAATGACGGTGCGGTGGCCCTGCCCATTACTCAAAACGGTGTGACCAATGACAGTACACCTATTCTGTCAGGTACAGCCGAAGCCGGAAGTACGGTAACCATTTCCGACGGCACAACCGTTCTCGGCACCGTTCTCGTCGGCGCTGACGGAACCTGGAATTTCACCAGCCCTGCACTGGGCGAAGGCAGCCATACTCTCAGCATTACGGCAACCGATATTGCAGGCAACGTCAGCCCTGCCACCACGCTGACCTTCACGGTCGATACCCTCGCACCTGACGCAGTCACCGGTTTGCTGGTCAGCGATGATGCCGGCGAGATTCAACCAGGTGCCGAAACCAATGACAGCACGCTGACCTTCAGCGGTCAGGCGGAAGCGGGGACCACCGTCAGCGTTTACGATGGCGACACCCTACTCGGCAGTGCGGTAGTCGATGCCGAGGGCAACTGGACCTTCACGACGCCGGAACTGACCAACGGTCCTCACAGCATTACCACTACCGTGACCGATGCCGCAGGCAATGTCAGCGTGGAATCCGATGCCTTTACGGTCAACATTGATGCCGCCCTGCCTCCTGCCACAACGTCACTGGAAATCACCGATGACACCGGCAGCACACTGGTACAGCTGAACGATGGCGACTACACACGCGACAACACCCCGACACTGAGCGGTCTGGCAGCCGCCAACGCAACGGTCGTTATCTATAACGGCGATGTCGAATTGGGCACTGTGACGGCGGATGCCGATGGACAGTGGCAGTTTGATACAACCGACCTCCCCGATGGCACCTACGTCTTCCATGCTACCGCTACGGATACCGATGGAAATATTGTCGACTCCGGCAATATCACCATCATCATCGATACGCTGGTGCCGGAACCTGCCGCCGATCTGCAACTGAGCAATGACGAAGGCAGCACAGCCGTCCCTGTTACCCCGGGCGGGGCAACCAATGACACCACGCCGGTACTGAGCGGCACCGCCGAGCCTGGCACAGTCGTTACCATCAGTGACGGCGATACCCAGCTGGGTACCGTCACCGTCGGCGACGATGGCAACTGGAGCTTTACCTCCCCTACCCTCACCGAGGGCGATCACAGCATTACCACGACCGTGACCGACCCGGCAGGCAATGTCAGTACGCCTTCAGACCCGATTACCTTCACCGTTGATACCCAGCCACCTGCGGCCGTTACCGGTCTTATCGTCACTGATGATGTCGGCGATAGCACAGGTCCACTGGCTTCCGGCGCCATCACTGATGACAATACGCCAACGCTAAGTGGTCAGGCCGAAGCCAACTCGACAGTGAATGTCTATGATGGCACCACGCTGCTTGGCACCGTTACCGTCGACGCGGACGGCAACTGGAGCTATACCCCGCCTGCGCTGAGCAATGGCGACCACAGTCTGACACTGACCGTGACCGATCCGGCGGGCAATGTCAGTACGGCCACCCCGGCGTTCGACCTGACCGTGGATGCCGATTTACCTCCGGCGACCAGTTCCCTGCAAATCACCGATGACTCCGGCAGTACGCTGGTCCTGCTGGCCGACGGCGCCTTTACCAAGGACACCACGCCAACGTTGAGCGGGCTGGCTACGCCGAACAGCACAGTGGTTATCTTTAACGGCGATGTCGAGCTGGGCACAGTCACCGCCGATGCCAGCGGACAATGGCAGTTCGATACCACCACGCTCGCCGACGGCGTTTATGTCTTCCATGCCACCGCCACGGACGCCGCGGGTAACGTTGCCGACTCCGGCAATATCACCATCACCATCGACTCGCTGGTGCCGGATGCGGCGGCGGATGTGGTGCTGAGCAATGACCAAAGCGGCACGCCTGTGCCTGTTACCGGCGGCGCAACCAATGATACTACGCCGGTATTGAGCGGTACCGCAGAGCCAGGTTCGACGGTCACCATTCTGGATGGCACCACAACACTCGGTACGGTGCCGGTGGATGCAGACGGCAACTGGAGTTTCACCACGCCGGTGCTGACCGAAGGCGACCACAGTCTGACCACCACGGTTAGCGATGCCGCCGGGAATACCAGTCCGGCATCCGACGCCATCAGTTTCTCCGTGGACACCCAGCCGCCGGCGGCGGCAGTCAGTCTTGTCTTCAACAATGATACCACCGGCACGCTGGTGCCTATCACCACGGGCGCGACCAACGATACGACGCCGGTGCTGACCGGCTGGGCAGAAACGGGCAGTACCGTAACGCTGGTTCTCGATGGCGGTACACCGGTCACAGTTCCGGTAGATGCCGAGGGTAACTGGAGCTACACCCTGCCAGAACTGGCCGAAGGCGATCACACCCTGACCACGACTGTAACGGATGCGGCGGGCAATACCAGTCCGGCGGCCGACCCACTGACCATCACCATTGACCTGACTTCCGCCGGAGGCCGCAACAGACGTTGTGCTGACCAACGATGA
- the lolB gene encoding lipoprotein insertase outer membrane protein LolB, protein MSMHKAHLLRLLPLASLVLTACTTFSPTTGPSTSPTAPQWRQHEQQVRQLQHYQTRGAFAYISDKQKVYARFFWQQYSPQSYRLLLTNPLGSTEMELKVQDGNAQLTNNEGKQFTSDNPDEMIQKLTGMSIPLANLRQWMLGLPGDSTDFSLDSQYRLRQVNYKQKGLNGSVSYQSYDTTVTPPLPNRLEMTQGDQRIKLKMDSWTLN, encoded by the coding sequence ATGTCTATGCATAAAGCCCATCTGCTCCGCCTGCTTCCCCTTGCCAGCCTGGTGCTGACCGCCTGTACGACGTTTTCGCCGACCACAGGCCCGTCAACCAGCCCGACTGCGCCGCAGTGGCGTCAGCACGAACAACAGGTCAGGCAGTTGCAGCATTATCAGACCCGTGGGGCCTTTGCCTATATTTCCGACAAACAGAAAGTCTACGCCCGCTTCTTCTGGCAGCAGTATTCGCCGCAAAGCTACCGCCTGCTGCTGACCAATCCATTGGGCAGCACGGAGATGGAACTCAAGGTTCAGGACGGCAATGCACAGTTGACCAACAACGAGGGTAAACAGTTTACCAGCGACAATCCTGATGAAATGATTCAAAAACTGACCGGCATGTCGATTCCGCTGGCCAATCTGCGTCAGTGGATGCTGGGCCTGCCGGGCGACAGCACCGATTTCAGCCTCGACAGCCAATATCGTCTCCGTCAGGTCAATTACAAGCAGAAAGGGTTGAACGGCAGCGTGAGCTATCAGAGCTACGACACGACCGTGACCCCGCCGCTGCCTAATCGTCTGGAAATGACCCAGGGCGATCAGCGCATCAAACTGAAAATGGACAGCTGGACACTAAACTGA
- the ychF gene encoding redox-regulated ATPase YchF: MGFKCGIVGLPNVGKSTLFNALTKAGIEAANFPFCTIEPNTGVVPMPDPRLDKLSEIVKPQRVVPTTMEFVDIAGLVKGASKGEGLGNQFLTNIRETEAIGHVVRCFENDNIIHVNNKVDPADDIDVINTELALSDLDTCERAIHRVQKKAKGGDKDAKAELAALEKCLPHLEQAGMLRALNLSDEDKAAIRYLSFLTLKPTMYIANVNEDGFENNPYLDKVRAIADAEGSVVVAVCAAVESDIAELEDEDRAEFMAELGLEEPGLNRVIRAGYELLNLQTYFTAGVKEVRAWTIPVGATAPQAAGKIHTDFEKGFIRAQTIGFDDFVAFKGEQGAKEAGKMRSEGKDYIVKDGDVMNFLFNV; the protein is encoded by the coding sequence ATGGGATTCAAATGCGGTATCGTCGGCCTGCCGAACGTCGGTAAATCAACTCTGTTCAATGCGCTGACCAAAGCGGGTATCGAGGCGGCCAATTTCCCGTTCTGTACCATCGAGCCAAATACCGGTGTCGTACCTATGCCTGACCCACGTCTCGACAAACTGTCCGAGATAGTCAAGCCTCAACGCGTTGTACCAACCACGATGGAATTCGTTGATATCGCCGGTCTGGTCAAAGGCGCGTCAAAAGGCGAAGGTCTGGGTAACCAGTTCCTGACCAACATCCGTGAAACCGAAGCTATCGGCCACGTTGTGCGTTGTTTCGAAAACGACAATATCATTCACGTGAACAACAAGGTTGACCCTGCCGACGACATCGACGTCATCAACACCGAACTGGCGTTGTCCGACCTCGATACCTGCGAGCGCGCCATTCACCGTGTGCAGAAGAAAGCCAAAGGCGGCGACAAAGACGCAAAAGCCGAACTGGCTGCGCTGGAAAAATGCCTGCCGCATCTCGAGCAGGCCGGTATGCTGCGCGCGTTGAACCTGAGCGATGAAGACAAGGCGGCCATCCGCTACCTGAGCTTCCTGACGCTGAAGCCAACCATGTATATCGCCAACGTCAACGAAGACGGTTTCGAAAACAACCCGTATCTCGATAAAGTTCGTGCAATTGCCGATGCCGAAGGTTCTGTGGTGGTTGCCGTGTGTGCCGCCGTCGAGTCCGACATCGCCGAGCTTGAAGATGAAGACCGCGCCGAGTTCATGGCCGAACTGGGTCTGGAAGAGCCGGGCCTTAACCGCGTGATCCGCGCGGGTTACGAGTTGCTGAACCTGCAAACCTACTTCACCGCTGGCGTGAAAGAAGTTCGCGCCTGGACCATCCCTGTTGGCGCGACCGCGCCACAAGCTGCCGGCAAGATCCACACCGACTTCGAGAAAGGCTTTATCCGTGCGCAAACCATCGGTTTCGACGACTTTGTTGCCTTCAAGGGCGAGCAAGGCGCGAAAGAAGCCGGCAAGATGCGTTCAGAAGGTAAAGACTATATCGTGAAAGACGGCGACGTAATGAACTTCCTGTTCAACGTCTAA
- a CDS encoding ribose-phosphate pyrophosphokinase: MPDMKLFAGNAIPELAQRIANRLYTSLGDAAVNRFSDGEVSVQINENVRGGDIFIIQSTCAPTNDNLMELVVMVDALRRASAGRITAVIPYFGYARQDRRVRSARVPITAKVVADFLSSVGVDRVLTVDLHAEQIQGFFDVPVDNVFGSPILLEDMMQQNLENPIVVSPDIGGVVRARAVAKLLNDTDMAIIDKRRPRANVSQVMHIIGDVTGRDCILVDDMIDTGGTLCKAAEALKERGAKRVFAYATHPIFSGNAVENIKHSVLDEVIVCDTIPLSPEIRALKNVRTLTLSGMLAEAIRRISNEESISAMFEH, translated from the coding sequence GTGCCTGATATGAAGCTTTTTGCTGGTAACGCCATCCCGGAACTAGCACAACGTATTGCCAACCGTTTATACACCAGCCTAGGTGACGCCGCCGTTAATCGTTTTAGTGACGGCGAAGTAAGTGTGCAAATTAACGAAAATGTACGTGGCGGAGATATTTTCATTATCCAATCCACCTGCGCGCCTACTAACGACAACCTGATGGAACTCGTGGTAATGGTCGATGCACTCCGGCGCGCCTCTGCCGGTCGCATCACGGCAGTTATCCCCTACTTCGGTTATGCACGTCAGGATCGCCGCGTGCGTTCAGCGCGTGTACCGATCACCGCCAAAGTCGTTGCCGACTTCCTCTCCAGCGTTGGCGTTGACCGCGTATTGACCGTTGACCTGCACGCAGAGCAAATTCAGGGCTTCTTCGATGTCCCGGTTGATAACGTGTTCGGCAGCCCGATCCTGCTTGAAGACATGATGCAGCAGAACCTGGAAAACCCGATTGTGGTTTCTCCGGACATCGGCGGTGTGGTTCGTGCCCGTGCCGTTGCCAAACTGCTGAACGACACCGACATGGCCATCATCGATAAACGTCGTCCTCGCGCAAACGTTTCGCAGGTGATGCACATTATCGGTGACGTGACCGGTCGCGACTGTATTCTGGTCGATGACATGATTGATACCGGCGGCACTCTGTGCAAGGCGGCCGAAGCGCTGAAAGAACGCGGCGCCAAGCGTGTATTCGCCTATGCAACTCACCCAATCTTCTCCGGCAATGCGGTTGAAAACATCAAGCACTCCGTGCTCGATGAAGTGATTGTCTGCGATACCATTCCGCTGTCTCCAGAAATTCGCGCCCTGAAAAACGTTCGTACTCTGACCCTGTCCGGCATGCTGGCTGAAGCCATCCGTCGTATCAGCAACGAAGAATCGATCTCAGCGATGTTCGAGCACTAA
- the ychH gene encoding stress-induced protein YchH produces the protein MRRKNAAVCGNVLMGVGLVTMVGGIAFSILSQLPELGLPANMTQGAIMAIFIGALLWLVGARVGGREAVADRYYWVRHYDARCRKNHRHP, from the coding sequence ATGAGACGTAAAAATGCAGCGGTTTGCGGTAACGTGTTGATGGGCGTCGGATTAGTGACGATGGTAGGCGGTATCGCATTCTCGATACTCAGTCAGTTACCCGAGCTGGGTCTGCCGGCCAACATGACGCAGGGCGCCATCATGGCTATCTTCATCGGCGCGCTGTTGTGGCTGGTAGGCGCACGCGTCGGCGGACGTGAAGCCGTCGCCGACCGCTATTACTGGGTGCGTCATTACGACGCGCGCTGTCGCAAAAACCATCGTCATCCCTAA
- the ispE gene encoding 4-(cytidine 5'-diphospho)-2-C-methyl-D-erythritol kinase, producing the protein MTQFWPSPAKLNLFLYITGQRANGYHDLQTLFQFVDYGDRLAFSLREDDAITLSPSIEGVPDEQNLVVRAARLLQTRLAQQGHVAPCGVDIQLEKVLPMGGGLGGGSSNAATTLVALNYLWNGGLRDEELAELGVRLGADVPVFVMGHAAFAEGIGEVLHPVSPLEKWYLVAHPGVSIPTPAIFGDPELIRDTPKRRIDELLQARFSNDCEPIARKRFCEVEQLVSWLLEYAPSRLTGTGACVFAEFDTEEAAREVLSKAPAWINGFVARGVNVSPLHKTRAELMRAAAKV; encoded by the coding sequence ATGACGCAATTCTGGCCATCTCCGGCTAAACTCAATCTGTTCCTGTACATCACCGGTCAGCGCGCCAACGGTTATCACGATCTGCAAACGCTGTTTCAGTTCGTCGATTACGGCGATCGTCTGGCCTTTTCGCTGCGCGAAGATGACGCCATTACTCTTTCGCCGTCCATTGAAGGTGTCCCGGACGAGCAGAATCTTGTCGTGCGCGCGGCGCGTCTTTTGCAGACGCGTCTGGCACAGCAAGGCCATGTTGCGCCGTGCGGTGTCGATATCCAGCTCGAAAAAGTGCTGCCGATGGGCGGCGGGCTTGGCGGCGGTTCCTCCAATGCCGCCACGACGCTGGTGGCGCTGAATTATCTGTGGAACGGCGGCCTTCGCGATGAAGAACTCGCCGAACTGGGTGTGCGTCTCGGCGCGGATGTGCCGGTGTTCGTGATGGGCCATGCGGCGTTTGCCGAAGGGATCGGCGAGGTTTTACATCCGGTTTCACCGCTGGAAAAGTGGTATCTTGTGGCGCATCCGGGGGTGAGCATTCCGACGCCCGCCATCTTCGGTGACCCCGAACTGATTCGCGACACGCCAAAACGGCGGATTGATGAGCTATTACAGGCCCGTTTCAGCAATGATTGCGAGCCTATTGCAAGAAAACGTTTTTGCGAGGTTGAACAGCTTGTTTCATGGCTGCTAGAATACGCGCCGTCGCGCCTCACTGGAACAGGTGCCTGTGTGTTTGCCGAATTCGACACAGAGGAAGCCGCTCGCGAGGTGTTGAGTAAGGCTCCGGCATGGATTAACGGTTTTGTCGCCCGAGGCGTAAATGTCTCGCCGCTGCATAAAACCCGTGCCGAGCTGATGAGAGCCGCAGCCAAAGTATAG
- the pth gene encoding aminoacyl-tRNA hydrolase translates to MSSIKLIVGLANPGAEYAQTRHNAGAWYVDLLARQHNQQLKEEPKFFGYTARLSLNGNDVRLLVPTTFMNLSGKAVSAMANFYRIEPEEILVAHDELDFLPGTAKIKLGGGNGGHNGLKDIQSKLGNNPNFYRLRIGIGHPGDRNKVVGFVLGKPPASEQRLIDDAIDESLRCTDILMKDGILKAMNRLHSFRAEAR, encoded by the coding sequence GTGAGCAGCATAAAATTAATCGTTGGCCTGGCGAATCCAGGCGCTGAATATGCCCAGACCCGCCACAACGCCGGTGCCTGGTATGTTGATTTACTGGCGCGTCAGCATAACCAACAGTTAAAGGAAGAGCCTAAATTCTTCGGCTACACCGCACGTTTGTCGTTGAATGGCAACGACGTTCGCCTGCTGGTGCCGACAACCTTTATGAATCTCAGCGGCAAGGCGGTCAGTGCGATGGCCAACTTTTATCGTATCGAACCTGAAGAAATACTGGTTGCCCATGACGAACTGGACTTTCTTCCGGGCACCGCGAAAATTAAGCTTGGCGGCGGAAACGGCGGTCATAACGGGCTGAAAGATATCCAAAGCAAACTCGGCAACAATCCGAACTTCTACCGTCTGCGCATCGGCATCGGTCATCCCGGCGATCGCAACAAAGTGGTCGGTTTCGTGCTGGGCAAACCGCCAGCCAGCGAGCAGCGTCTAATTGACGATGCCATCGACGAATCGCTGCGCTGTACCGATATCCTGATGAAAGACGGAATACTGAAGGCGATGAACCGATTGCACAGCTTCCGTGCCGAGGCTAGATAG
- the prfA gene encoding peptide chain release factor 1 yields MKPSIVAKLEVLQERHEEVQAMLGDAAVIADQEKFRNLSREYAQLSDVSACFLTWRQAQEDLAAAEEMLEDPEMREMAQDEIKQCQTTLEELEQQLQFLLLPKDPDDERSCFIEVRAGTGGDEAAIFAGDLFRMYSRYAEARRWRVEVMSANEGEHGGYKEVIAKVSGEGVYGQFKFESGGHRVQRVPETESQGRIHTSACTVAVMPEVPEAELPEINAGDLRIDTFRSSGAGGQHVNTTDSAIRITHLPTGIVVECQDERSQHKNKAKALSVLGARIRAAEVAKRQQEEASTRRNLLGTGDRSDRNRTYNFPQGRVTDHRINLTIYRLDEVMEGKLDMLIQPIVQEYQADQLAALSEQE; encoded by the coding sequence ATGAAGCCTTCTATTGTTGCCAAACTGGAAGTGTTACAAGAGCGCCATGAAGAAGTTCAGGCGATGCTCGGCGACGCCGCCGTGATTGCCGATCAGGAAAAATTCCGCAATCTTTCCCGCGAATATGCTCAGTTGAGCGATGTTTCCGCCTGCTTTTTGACCTGGCGACAGGCGCAGGAAGACCTGGCTGCCGCCGAAGAGATGCTTGAAGACCCTGAAATGCGCGAGATGGCTCAGGATGAAATCAAGCAGTGTCAGACCACGCTCGAAGAGCTTGAGCAACAGCTGCAATTCCTGTTGCTGCCCAAAGATCCCGATGACGAGCGCAGCTGCTTTATTGAAGTGCGCGCCGGAACCGGCGGTGACGAGGCGGCCATCTTTGCCGGTGATCTGTTCCGCATGTACAGCCGCTACGCCGAAGCGCGCCGCTGGCGGGTCGAAGTCATGAGCGCCAACGAAGGCGAGCATGGCGGCTATAAAGAAGTGATCGCCAAGGTTTCAGGCGAGGGCGTGTATGGACAGTTCAAGTTCGAATCCGGCGGCCACCGCGTGCAGCGCGTGCCTGAAACCGAATCTCAGGGCCGTATCCACACATCGGCCTGTACGGTCGCGGTAATGCCCGAAGTACCGGAGGCCGAACTGCCGGAAATCAACGCCGGTGACCTGCGCATCGACACCTTCCGCTCCTCCGGCGCGGGCGGTCAGCACGTCAACACCACGGATTCCGCTATCCGTATTACCCACCTGCCGACCGGTATCGTGGTCGAGTGTCAGGACGAACGTTCGCAGCACAAGAACAAGGCCAAGGCGTTGTCCGTGCTCGGCGCGCGAATTCGTGCCGCCGAAGTGGCGAAACGTCAGCAGGAAGAGGCCTCTACGCGCCGTAACCTGCTCGGCACCGGCGACCGTTCCGACCGCAACCGGACCTACAACTTCCCGCAGGGAAGGGTGACCGACCACCGCATCAACCTGACTATCTACCGTCTGGACGAAGTGATGGAAGGCAAGCTTGATATGCTTATCCAGCCGATTGTGCAGGAGTATCAGGCAGACCAGCTCGCCGCGCTGTCCGAGCAGGAATAA